Within Candidatus Melainabacteria bacterium, the genomic segment GAATGGCAAGCGTTGCGTTTTTCAGCTCTTATCACGTGGCATTAATAGCGATGCTGCTCAGCGGCGCTGGTTGGATATTTGCATGCAATGCCATTAATTCAGCAATGCTGATGGCATCACCTTCATGGGTGAGAGCGCGCTCTGTAGCCATGTATTTGCTAGTCTTTCAAGGCTGCCTGGCTTTTGGCAGTCTGTGCTGGGGATTTGTGGCGCAAAAATTCGACATGCCACATGCGATGTTGGGTGCAAGCCTGGGACTTGTGGCGAGTCTCGCCATCGGCATCAAGTATAAGTTGACGGCAGTGGAAAAGCTGGACATGCGAATGTCCGGACCCTGGCCGAAGGTTGAGACTACAGTCACCCCGCACCCAGACCACGGTCCCGTTTTAATAACCATCGAATATCACGTCGACCAGGAGAGTATCAATGAGTTTTTCGATGCTATCGGAGCTCTGGAAAAGCAAAGACGCAGAAATGGTGCCTTCCAATGGCACCTCTTCATCGATCTGTCTACACCAGGAGTCTACGTCGAATCTTACTTCGTAGAGACCTGGGCCGAGCATCTGCGCCTGCGAGACCGGGCTACTCTTGATGACATCACCGCGGAAAAACGAGTCTATGCCTGCCATACAGGCGACTGCGAACCAAGGGTAAAACATATGGTGACAGAACGACGACGAAAAAAAACGAAGGAGTAAAAATGAGCGGCATAGTTACTTTGCGAGAACAAAATTTCAAAGTAGACCTCAAACCTGGCTCAATGCCTGTCTTTTGTGCCGAGCCAGACAACAGCACCAGGCTGCCTGGATTGATCCTGATTCACGAAATCTTCGGCGTCAACGATCACATACGAGACCTGGCAAGAAGATTCGCCGAACATGGAATCAGAGTTTATGCACCGGACCTTTTTGCACGCTCGGAACTGTTTCCCGCAAGCGAAGCGGATCGAGACAATCTTGATGTGATGCGACAGGCGTGGAACTCAATTCCGGACAGTCAAATCATGGCCGACCTCGATGCCCTGTTCACGCACATCCAATCACAAGAAAACATCAACGGAAAGACAGGAGCAATAGGCTTTTGCATGGGCGGAGCGATAGCACTTTTACTCGCTTGCCACGAGCCCAAGCTGGCATACGTCGTCGATTTCTATGGACGAATTCGATACGGTTTCACGTCTAAAACAAAGCCGAAAGATCCAATCGAGTATCTCGTCCCGCTCAAGGCTCCTCTTCTTGGATTGTTCGCGGGCAAAGACGAGTTGATTACAGCAGACCATATAGAAGAGTTTTCACAGCGACTGCAAAAGCTGGAAAAATCATATCAGCTCAAAGTCTACGAAAACGCACCGCACGCCTTCTTCAACGATCGAAGACCGCATTACAATAGAGAAGCCAGCGAAGACGCATGGCAGCTAACTCTGGCATTTATAAAGAAACATAGTAAAGAGGAACGACTCGGCCCATTGTGAATCGTTCCTATTTTAATGGAAGTGCTATAGCCAGTGAAATCTAGCCACACGTTCAGAACTTTTAAAAGAAGTGTCGAGGCATCACTGAAGGCTCTGGCACCTGCAGGGTCGATATCGTCAGTCTTCCCATCTACCGAATTCATCACCTGCATTATCCTTGTAGCACTGAAGGTACTCGAGGCACGCAATCAACTGGATCGGTTGAATTGTGTCGAGTCACAGCTCTCAAAAGTCGGTTCACTTCGCCCGATGATCGACCAGTTGTGCCAGACCGTTAACATGACCGCCCCGAATGAAATTCGCCTATCTACAACCGAAAACGACTTTCCTTCGGAATCTCAAATAGCAGAGGCGCTGAGACATCTTGAACAAACACCGTCGGAAACATGGCAAAACGATCTGACCATAGGCTATGCATATCAGTTTCTTTCAATGCAAGCAAGAAAGAACGCACAGGCAAATATCCAGACGGCCAATAAGGAATTCTCAAAAACAGACATGATTGCCTTCACTCAGTTGTATACACCAGACTGGGTCGTCGACTTTCTCCTTGCCAATTGCGCTCTGCCGCAGCTTGAGCCGGCGTTTGCGAATCAGGCACCGAACGCTTATAGAATCTGGCAAGTGAACGCTCCTATCAACACGCACAGCATAACAAAGAGCCGAAAAGAGACGGCTCACCGAACTGCTTCGGATCTCACCATCCTTGACCCCGCATGTGGTGCCGGTAACTTCCTGGTGCGTGCGCTCGATTTATCAATCAACCTTCATCTAAAAGCTGGACTCTCGGCAGAGAAAAGCGTGCAACTGGCTCAGAAACGTAACGTCTACGGTGCTGATATCGACATAGCTGCATTGTGGATTACTTGTCTTTCTCTTTTGATCAAGTGTTTTCAGTATTCGAAAAATGCACCCTCTGATTTCTTCAATGTAGCAATTGCGAAAAGCCAACAGTCTCCAGACGGTGACCACAGAAACGATTTGCTGGGCAGCCTGGCGCGAGATTTTGAAGCTCCCCATGTTCTGTCCCAGAAATATGCCGTCGTGCTTATGAATCCGCCGTATATTGGCCGCAAGTTGATGAGCAGACAGCTCAAGTCAGCATTGAAAAGTGAATATCCAGATAGTCACAGCGATATCAGCGCAGCATTCATAGAACGTTCTTTGGAATTGCTGGAAGATTGTGGCAGCCTGGGCACCATAACCCAGGCATCTGTCTTGACACTGCCAAGCTACGGCAAACTGCGCAAAACCATACTGACTAAATATCACATATTTTCTTGTGCAGATGCCGGTTCAGGCGTATTTCCGCTACAAGGTGGAGACAAAGTAAACAGCGCTCTTTTAGTAATCGAAAACAAGGCGCAACCGTCAACAACTTCGAATTTTTTCGATTTGCGCCTGCACAAAGACAAGCCACAAGAGCTACTCTGCCAGCTTAAGTTGCTCAACGATCAAAAAAACGGATCTTACTTCCGTCACGATCAAAGAATGTTTCTCGAAGAGCATGAAAATGCCATCAAATACGCCTGCCCTGGAGTCATTCTCGCACTATCAAGACAAGTGCCGACACTGTCGGAAATCGCCGAAATTCGCCAGGGTCTAGCTACGTCTGACAACGAGCGCTTTATCAAAAAAATCGACGATGTTCCTGCGGAGCTAATCGGCAGCACCTGGGTCCCATACGTAAAAGGTGCTGGTGCAGATCGGTGGTTCAGCCCGGTCGTGCATGTGGTGAACTGGGAAAATGACGGCAGAGAGATCAAAGAAGCAGTGAGCGCAGCGTATCCATACTTAAATGGAAACATCAAATGGGTCGTAAAAAATGAACAGTTTTATTTCCGCTCCGGACTCTGTTTTTCTTTTGTAAATACAGGTAATCTGGCGGTGCGAAAACTGCCTGCCGGCTGTATCTTCGACGTAGGCGCCTCTGCTGTCTTCGTAAATGAAGGCGTTGACGAAGACTTTCTTCTTGCTTACCTGAATTCTTCACTGATTGCGGCGATTGCCAAATCAATCAATCCCACAATCAACTTTCAAGTAGGCGACCTTAAGCGGTTGCCTTTATTTCCGCTCGATCTGGAGCAGCGGCAAAAACTGTCTGACATTTCAAAAGAATGCCAACGATTAGCCAGACGATTGCATGATAAATTACAAGCAGATCCGGTGACGGCTGGGCGCACGCACCAGGCGCAGCAATATGTCGCACCGGACAGGGGCGAAGCACAATTGACTGATTTGGAAAAGCAGAACGACGAAATCGTCTTGAGCGCATTCGTGAAAGCTTTCGCATTGACCTCAGACCAACAAGCAGAAGTAGAGTCATGGGTGCGCCGTGTTACCGGCAAGACAAAATAATCTGTTCGTCTGACACACCTTTGACATAACTTTGCAGTAAGTTCATCTAGTCCACCCCAATTACTAGAAATAAGGCAGTCCTACATCCGCAGATTCGGAACACGATGTCCAGCTGGGTCAACCAGCTGTGCAAATCGGCGCGTTCAATAGATCTGGTCTAATCGACGTGATCATATCGACGTGTTCATATCAACGTTGTTCTGCATGCGCGGGATGATAGCGCGCTGCCTTGATTCTAATAACCCGAGATAACCTATGAAGAAAATTCCGCGCAAGATTCTATTTATATGCAGGCAGGAACAATTACCAATCCATGCTGTTCTAAACCATGCAGCGACCTTACTCATCATCGCTTTATCAACTTTCTACTCCCCAGCCCTGGCCGCCACTTCATCAATCAACGATACTGAGAGCCTCTGCCCAAAGACTGACAACAGTATCCGCGTGCTCATAGCAAATTCACTACCAATGCAAGCAGTGGCTGAAAGTGATGATGTTGTGAATGGAAACAATAATTCCATCGATGCAGCCGATACATCAGATACATCAGATACAGCGGATACCTCAGATACAGTCGACACTGTCGGTACCGTTAGTCCTGTAGCTCCTGGGGTGCAAGGCAATACCGGAGCCAGAGCTCGTATTGCTTCTTCACTACCAATTACGGCAACACCGAAAATTGACATGACAGCGAGACAGAACGTAGTTCGGCCCGACTTCATTCCAATTTCAGCCTTTACTAATGATGAAATGGTGGCACCTTACCACGAACTCACAAGTAGCGCGACCGCGTCTCAAGAATTACCGAAGCGCATCAAACTGGATCCGAAAGTGGCGCGACACTGGACCGGCACGAAAGTGGAGCCATTCTGGGTCACAACCACTCCTGACAAAAGTCACCCGGGCACGTATTCATTTTGCAGCGAGACGGAAGGTGGACCCAGAGGTTGGTTGCAGCACACTGGTGAATGCAGCGCCTGGGGACATCCGGAATACAGATACTGGTTCGATCCAGGCTAAGTCAGAACCTTCAGCGCCCCTTCCACCATAAAAGGACCAGTTGTCGAGGTGCATATGATTTGCCAGACGCCTTAAAATGGAATGGTAAACGTAACGGCGCCTGAAAGTGAACCGAATTAGACAGAAAACACAAACCAAAATCGTCCTGGCGGTGGCAGTTTTTGCAACACTAACAGGCACGTTGTCGGCAGAGGGCGCACCCCCATCTAAAGCAGACAATCAGGCAGCGATTCGACAAATAATTGCTCAATATGCCAATGATGCAAATCAGGATATTGAGGATCCTCTTCACACACCAGATCCCAAAAGTCGTTCTAGAGAACTTGTGAAGTTGGGATGGGAGTTTTTAAAAGTTGGAGACGTTAAAAGTGCCATGAAGAAATTTCTTCTGGCTGTGAAGATGGACGAAGATAACGCCTCGGCATATTTTGCCGCCGGTTTCGAGTGCAGCATCGAAGATTGTCTGGATGAGGCAATCACTTTCTACCGGCTGGCCTTAAAACGCGACAACACCTCTGCTCCGACGTACGCAAACTTAGCCAAAGCACTACTACTGCAAGATAAATATTCGAAAGAGGCTCCACAACTTTTAGACGCGGCAATACAAGCTGACCCAAAGTATCCGGAATCATACGTTACTTATGCACGCTATCTTGCGGATCGTGATGACTGGACCGACGCCGGCTCAAAAATGGAACAAGCTATTGCGTTGGGTCATCAAGTTGATTCATCGGTTAGAAAGGACTTCAAAAAGCACGGCATCTATCTGAGCGGCAGCCACTAGATGGCCTTGTCTCATCAATAGTCGGCGAACTTGAAGCTTAGCCGAAGAGTGTATATATTGTTCAACCATGGAAACATTTTTCGACGGCGTTTTGATCATCGGCGGCAGCCTCGCCCTTGCGCTGGGAGGCATGTGGATTGTCAGGACCAAAATAGCTCGCGAGAGTTTATTGGAAAACCACGAAGTAGCCGGTTACATGCTGTCGATCGTGGGAACCCTATACGCCATTCTTCTGGGCTTGATTGTAGTCAACGTGCAAACAAAGTTTGAAGTTGCGAACCAGATGGCGGTCACGGAAGCAAACTGTCTGTCAGATTTAGCCCATCTCGCCGCTCTTTACTCAGAATCGACACGCAAACAAATTCACAAACATCTTTACGATTATGCATCCGCCGCACGAGACCAGGACTGGTCTGCAGTTTCCACCGGCAAAGCAAAGGAAGCGACAATTCCCTCTTACCGGGCACTATGGAAAACAATCAACAAGATGGAGTTGTCGGGAAACAAACAGGAAAGCGGCTTTTCCAATATTCTCACTACAATGGCGCAACTTTCCGATGCCCGCCGATTCCGCATGGTGGCAAGCCAGAACGGATTGTCTCCGATACTATGGGCGGTGCTGATTATCGGAGAGGTCTTGATCGTCTGGTTCACCTATTTCTTTTTCGTAGAAAACATCAAAGCCCAGGTGATTATGACAAGTTTCGTCGTCGTGTTTTTGTCACTCAACTTGCTTTTGGTTTTTCTCTACGACAATCCCTATAGAAGCGAATTAGGGGCACGAAATGCCGGTGTGACGTTTCATCCCGAATGGTTTCTAGAAAATCCGGAACCAGCAAAAGCTGGCGGAGACACTTTACCCTCGGCTGAACACACAAAATCTGACGTCGACTCCAGGCCAACGGATGAACCATCAAGATAGGCAAGCTAAGAATCTTGAATTCCAACAAAGGCATAACTAATATGAGACTAAATATGCAGAAAGAAGTTTTCGCAATTGCACTTTCTACGGTATTGATGATGGCGCTGCAGGGAACGCCGAGCCTCGCGCAAGCGCAAACACTTGCGCCAACGGCTACGCCAGATTCGGTGCCTGGTCCCACGCCAGCAACTGACGCAGAGTCACTTGCAATCGCTAAGTCCGTCGACCAACTCGTGCTGAGCGAACTGAGTCAACAGAATATTCCCGGATATGCGCTTGCCGTAATCAAAGACGGCAAATTGATTGTACACCGCGGCTATGGCGTCATGGACCTGCAAACGCAACAACCAGTGACACCGCAGACGGTGTTCGGATTAGCGTCTCTGACCAAAACCTTTACAGCATTAACTCTGCTCACCCTTGTTGACCAGGGTAAAGTGGGTCTTGATGATACGCTCGATATGTACGTCTCTGACCTGACCAAGCCGTATCAAAAGCTGACGATACGCCAGTTAGCTTCAATGACGGCCGGAGTGCCAAAAGAACTCGCACAAGAAGTCGAATGGAAAAACCAATTGCCGATTCTGGTTAACACTCCGCTGGTATCCGAACCGGGTACGGCATTTTTATATTCCAATTTCAGCTACAGACTGCTGGGCGATGTAATCCAGAAAGCCTCGAGCAGGCCGTATTTCGAGTTGGTTCGAGAACGAATCTTTACCCCGTTGCAAATGACTTCAAGCGGCACCACGGTGGAGTTTCAATCAAGCGGTTTGCTTGCCTCACCATATGGCGACAATAATGGGCAAGCACAGGTGCACCCTGTTCAATACAAGAGCCCGGCAATTTCTTTTTCAGCAGGAATGCTTGCCAGCACTGTCGATGATTTACTCAAATATTCACAAGCATTATTGAGCAGGCAGTTACTTTCACCAGCATCCTATCAAACCCTCTGGTATCAACGTCCTCCCCTACCAGGAGGCGCACCATCGCCCTGGGCCTTCGGCTGGTCATCGAAAGTCGATCCTAAGTACGGCACTCGCATAGTAGCAATGAATGGTGGCACGCCCGGTGTCGCATCGACAATAATTCTATTGCCCGAAAAAAATTGTGCAGTGGTTTCGCTGTGTAATTTGAGAAAGCCAGCGGTGCCAGCCATTGCAAGAAAAGTAGCGAGTCTCGTATTTTCGGTGGAGCCCGCATCGAGCACC encodes:
- a CDS encoding dienelactone hydrolase family protein, with protein sequence MSGIVTLREQNFKVDLKPGSMPVFCAEPDNSTRLPGLILIHEIFGVNDHIRDLARRFAEHGIRVYAPDLFARSELFPASEADRDNLDVMRQAWNSIPDSQIMADLDALFTHIQSQENINGKTGAIGFCMGGAIALLLACHEPKLAYVVDFYGRIRYGFTSKTKPKDPIEYLVPLKAPLLGLFAGKDELITADHIEEFSQRLQKLEKSYQLKVYENAPHAFFNDRRPHYNREASEDAWQLTLAFIKKHSKEERLGPL
- a CDS encoding class A beta-lactamase-related serine hydrolase, yielding MNSNKGITNMRLNMQKEVFAIALSTVLMMALQGTPSLAQAQTLAPTATPDSVPGPTPATDAESLAIAKSVDQLVLSELSQQNIPGYALAVIKDGKLIVHRGYGVMDLQTQQPVTPQTVFGLASLTKTFTALTLLTLVDQGKVGLDDTLDMYVSDLTKPYQKLTIRQLASMTAGVPKELAQEVEWKNQLPILVNTPLVSEPGTAFLYSNFSYRLLGDVIQKASSRPYFELVRERIFTPLQMTSSGTTVEFQSSGLLASPYGDNNGQAQVHPVQYKSPAISFSAGMLASTVDDLLKYSQALLSRQLLSPASYQTLWYQRPPLPGGAPSPWAFGWSSKVDPKYGTRIVAMNGGTPGVASTIILLPEKNCAVVSLCNLRKPAVPAIARKVASLVFSVEPASSTSQTPPSEEQTGE
- a CDS encoding DUF4239 domain-containing protein codes for the protein METFFDGVLIIGGSLALALGGMWIVRTKIARESLLENHEVAGYMLSIVGTLYAILLGLIVVNVQTKFEVANQMAVTEANCLSDLAHLAALYSESTRKQIHKHLYDYASAARDQDWSAVSTGKAKEATIPSYRALWKTINKMELSGNKQESGFSNILTTMAQLSDARRFRMVASQNGLSPILWAVLIIGEVLIVWFTYFFFVENIKAQVIMTSFVVVFLSLNLLLVFLYDNPYRSELGARNAGVTFHPEWFLENPEPAKAGGDTLPSAEHTKSDVDSRPTDEPSR